Proteins found in one Anopheles aquasalis chromosome 3, idAnoAquaMG_Q_19, whole genome shotgun sequence genomic segment:
- the LOC126577211 gene encoding glycine receptor subunit alpha-1-like, whose translation MRRYYVVSFIWLLELWLPASRCAPLNYQFQPDVEYDKNVKPGTLTDVSVSLYINRISGVDENKEEISFDVFLQVTWEDLRIQPVMANMVGEYVDLTKADRDMIWVPDLYIRQLREMKMLNVFEEISSLRLYENSTISLAIGATIIIKCDMDFVLYPLDVQRCPVDFSSYKYPVKDLRFRWRTENALSFPNDFGDGFFRLPKYVVSFYTESESQIVNYSDDNHSSARLEITLSREVKSYLLENYLPSTLFVSISWGSFVVVPEIVPGRMVLLVTTLLSLITMFDTVRNNSPDALELKCLEVWLISCTLFVFFALMEYFIVLFGIRYDKHWRVARAAQAQHHASSMPPSITLQSAVTLAQHQSTMDTSMNSATFQRENGLENSATLKVTSGSNKIQPTQEHSKATSASLSNIQDNVQNAQKVSSVMTRKRFRNVADVALMYAGSQRGRLDQLSLIIFPVSFLIFTISYWTMYLTESKKSLK comes from the exons ATGCGTCGCTACTACGTAGTGAG TTTCATCTGGTTACTTGAACTGTGGCTTCCTGCATCTCGGTGCGCACCATTAAACTACCAGTTCCAGCCGGATGTGGAGTATGATAAGAACGTGAAACCAG GCACGCTGACCGATGTATCCGTTTCGCTGTACATTAATCGTATATCAGGCGTGGATGAGAACAAGGAA GAAATTTCGTTCGATGTGTTCCTACAGGTCACCTGGGAAGATCTGCGCATTCAGCCCGTCATGGCGAACATGGTCGGTGAGTACGTGGATCTGACGAAGGCCGACCGGGACATGATCTGGGTACCGGACCTGTACATACGCCAGCTGCGCGAGATGAAGATGCTGAACGTGTTCGAGGAGATTTCTAGTCTACGATTGTACGAGAACAGCACCATCAGTCTGGCCATAGG cgccaccatcatcatcaagtgtGATATGGACTTTGTGCTATACCCGCTGGATGTGCAGCGATGTCCCGTCGATTTTAGTAGTT ATAAATATCCCGTGAAGGATCTTCGGTTTCGCTGGCGGACAGAGAACGCGCTCTCGTTTCCGAACGATTTCGGCGATGGTTTCTTCAGGCTTCCGAAATACGTGGTTTCCTTCTACACCGAGTCAGAATCGCAGATAGTCAATTATAGCGATG ATAATCATAGTTCAGCCCGGCTGGAGATCACCCTGTCGCGGGAGGTGAAGAGCTATCTGCTGGAGAACTACCTTCCGTCCACCCTGTTCGTCTCCATCTCCTGGggttcgttcgtcgtcgtgccgGAAATCGTGCCCGGacggatggtgctgctggtgacgacgCTCCTCTCGCTGATCACCATGTTCGACACCGTGCGGAACAATTCCCCGGATGCATTAGAACTCAAGTGCCTTGAG GTGTGGCTTATATCATGTAcgctgtttgtgtttttcgcACTAATGGAGTACTTTATCGTGCTGTTTGGCATACGGTACGATAAGCATTGGCGCGTGGCAAGGGCGGCGCAGGCCCAGCATCATGCATCATCGATGCCACCTTCCATTACCCTACAGTCGGCTGTTACGCTTGCACAGCACCAAAGTACGATGGATACATCG ATGAATTCCGCCACCTTTCAGCGGGAAAATGGGCTCGAAAATTCGGCCACACTGAAGGTGACGAGCGGAAGCAACAAGATTCAGCCAACGCAAGAGCACAGCAAAGCAACGTCCGCTTCCCTTAGCAATATTCAGGATAATGTACAAAATGCACAGAAGGTGTCGTCGGTGATGACGAGAAAAAG ATTTCGCAACGTGGCCGATGTGGCGCTAATGTATGCTGGTTCGCAGCGCGGCCGGTTGGATCAGCTGTCGTTGATTATCTTCCCCGTTAGCTTCCTCATATTTACCATCTCCTATTGGACCATGTATTTAACTGAGTCGAAGAAGagtttaaaataa
- the LOC126577210 gene encoding kinesin-like protein KIF23 — translation MKAMRTKTPLKVVPQVRSVVKSRGNSGNSLVKDPVQVYCRIRPPPCESDLTCLRVTDPHTVVLTPPEIAINYKIANLKETQYIFKRVFDEYVRQNDVYVSVAQPLVEGLIRGRNGLLFTYGVTGSGKTYTMTGNLQHRGIMPRCLDALFRTISDYQAKKFTFKTDRLNGFDILSEAEALLERQTEMNARLLKSSRKRELDQEVASQASVEPSEISGIEEDNIYAVFINYVEVYNNGVYDLLEESTIQKTLQSKMIREDANHNMFVHGVTEVEVKSVEEALELFQIGQKRKRMGHTILNAESSRSHSVFTIRLVQAPIDMQGEHVVQDQSKITVSQLSLVDLAGSERTNRTGNTGQRLREAGNINNSLMTLRTCLEILRENQQTCSTKKVPYRDSKITHLFKNYFDGEGQVRMIVCVNPRAEDYDETAQVMKFAEMTQDVQIARPTPMKIDTGLTPGRRKANQLFKQAMSEAHEKQQHQQRQQHTPYIGEPPSNSDWMDFDLGLVYSLEPFVADMKLGSAESTELVRKLTEILELRIQKRKVLNDDFTARQNRFRMNLHKVENENIALQTENTALKAVLLQNKQKIGAMENRIKIYESSIDDLNRRNRQLEERERQLREQLNQKTQLISQKEQEKERQRKKFTSKFAVESEKMNRELELKLMEQKSKLKSEMRDKEEKLRLVSEIVQGGTPGVIRPRSNSVDGEQKPESTPNVKSLVSAYATPRPSRPGTATANIRHRRSRSTGERWLEHRSANPVPLGTILQPYYINSKSVTKLSDKDVVNHKNTKYCLISQDADTEGELETKLYKGDVIPTSGGGAQVVFNDVECLKQYSPTKTPPHRKRSSNFITPSAPPLSEIQVTSSKCNTGIEGHAASNKRSRH, via the exons ATGAAGGCGAT GCGAACGAAGACACCGCTGAAGGTTGTGCCGCAGGTCCGTTCCGTGGTCAAAAGTCGTGGCAATTCTGGAAACAGCTTGGTAAAAGATCCCGTCCAAGTATACTGCCGTATACGGCCGCCGCCGTGCGAATCCGATCTTACCTGTCTGCGCGTTACCGACCCTCATACGGTCGTTTTGACACCTCCGGAAATTGCCATTAACTACAAGATCGCCAATCTCAAGGAAACGCAGTACATCTTCAAGAGAGTGTTCGATGAGTACGTCCGGCAGAACGATGTGTACGTGTCGGTGGCGCAACCGCTGGTGGAGGGCTTGATACGCGGCCGGAACGGTTTGTTGTTCACGTACGGAGTGACGGGAAGCGGTAAGACCTACACCATGACCGGAAATCTGCAGCACCGTGGCATCATGCCCCGCTGCCTGGACGCACTGTTCCGCACGATCTCCGATTATCAGGCAAAGAAGTTTACCTTCAAGACGGACCGGCTAAACGGGTTCGATATCCTGTCCGAAGCGGAAGCTCTGCTGGAGCGTCAGACGGAAATGAATGCCCGGCTGCTGAAAAGCTCGCGAAAGCGGGAACTGGATCAGGAGGTGGCTTCGCAGGCATCGGTGGAACCCTCGGAGATCAGTGGCATCGAGGAGGACAACATTTACGCCGTTTTCATCAACTACGTTGAGGTGTACAACAACGGCGTCTACGATTTGCTGGAAGAATCTACGATTCAGAA GACGCTGCAAAGCAAGATGATACGCGAGGATGCTAATCATAATATGTTCGTGCATGGTGTAACGGAGGTCGAGGTTAAGTCGGTCGAGGAAGCGCTGGAACTGTTTCAAATTGGCCAGAAGCGTAAGCGCATGGGGCACACAATACTGAACGCAGAGTCCAGTCGTTCACATTCCGTATTTACGATTCGGTTGGTACAAGCTCCGATCGACATGCAAGGTGAGCACGTGGTGCAAGATCAGAGCAAGATCACCGTGAGCCAGCTGTCGCTAGTCGATTTGGCCGGCAGTGAGCGTACGAACCGTACGGGAAACACCGGTCAGCGGCTCCGCGAGGCAGGCAATATCAACAACAGTCTTATGACGCTGCGGACCTGTCTGGAGATTTTACGCGAAAATCAGCAAACGTGCAGTACGAAGAAAGTCCCTTACCGTGATTCGAAGATTACGCATCTTTTCAAGAATTATTTCGATGGCGAGGGACAGGTTCGCATGATTGTCTGCGTAAATCCACGGGCGGAAGATTACGACGAGACGGCTCAGGTGATGAAGTTCGCCGAAATGACGCAAGATGTGCAGATAGCGCGCCCAACGCCGATGAAGATCGACACCGGACTAACGCCTGGCCGCCGTAAGGCAAACCAACTGTTCAAGCAGGCGATGAGCGAGGCGCAcgaaaagcagcaacatcagcaacggcagcagcatacgcCGTACATTGGAGAACCACCGTCGAATAGCGATTGGATGGACTTCGATCTGGGACTGGTGTACAGCCTGGAACCGTTCGTGGCTGATATGAAGCTCGGTAGTGCCGAGAGTACGGAACTGGTGCGCAAGCTGACGGAGATACTGGAGCTGCGCATCCAGAAGCGGAAAGTGTTGAACGATGATTTCACAGCCCGGCAGAATCGCTTCCGGATGAATCTGCACAAGGTAGAGAACGAGAATATCGCCCTGCAAACCGAAAACACTGCACTGAAAGCGGTGCTGTtacagaacaaacaaaagataGGGGCGATGGAGAACAGGATCAAAATTTACGAAAGTTCAATCGACGATTTGAACCGGCGCAACCGGCAGCTGGAAGAGCGCGAGCGTCAGTTGCGAGAACAGTTGAACCAGAAAACGCAGCTGATCAGCCAGAaagagcaggagaaggagaggcaGCGAAAAAAGTTTACCTCCAAGTTTGCCGTTGAATCGGAGAAGATGAATCGCGAGCTAGAGCTGAAGCTGATGGAGCAGAAGAGCAAGCTAAAGAGCGAGATGCGTGACAAAGAGGAGAAGCTTCGACTGGTTTCGGAGATCGTTCAGGGTGGTACGCCCGGTGTCATACGTCCCCGATCGAACAGCGTCGATGGTGAACAGAAACCGGAATCAACTCCGAATGTTAAATCCTTGGTATCGGCCTACGCCACACCGAGGCCTTCACGT cccGGAACGGCAACAGCGAATATTCGGCaccgacgatcacgatcgaccGGAGAGCGCTGGTTGGAGCATCGTTCGGCCAATCCCGTACCGCTTGGTACGATCTTGCAGCCGTACTACATCAACTCGAAATCCGTCACCAAGCTGAGCGACAAGGATGTGGTCAATCACAAAAACACCAAGTACTGTTTGATTTCGCAGGACGCCGACACGGAGGGTGAACTGGAGACGAAGCTGTACAAGGGTGACGTTATACCAACCAGTGGCGGTGGAGCGCAGGTTGTGTTTAACGATGTGGAGTGCTTGAAGCAATACTCCCCCACCAAGACGCCTCCACATCGGAAACGCTCCAGTAACTTCATTACACCCAGTGCCCCACCACTGAGTGAGATACAGGTGACGAGCTCCAAGTGTAACACTGGCATCGAGGGTCATGCTGCCAGTAATAAGCGATCGAGGCATTAG
- the LOC126575671 gene encoding spliceosome-associated protein CWC27 homolog, with product MSNIYIQEPPTNGKVLLKTSVGDIDIELWSKECPQACRNFVQLCLEGYYDGTIFHRVVKGFIVQGGDPNGDGTGGESVYGRPFKDEFHSRLRYVRRGLVGMANSTKNDNGSQFFFTFSATPELQNQNTLFGKVTGDTIYNMLKLEEGEVYENEKPHFPHRIIRTEVLSNPFDDIIPRATAKAADKAKQESDERANRKRKGEKGVKNFGLLSFGDEAEEEEQEANVFVQKAAGSSRGKSSHDVLDDPKLSKQSLAVPESRHNKAQTPSSDEEQATVENRRAKSPGATQEDIKNVREKLKRKPEEEKKDKKKGKEERKTQDAAPEESDSDPEDYGLDSERKRTKQAEAEKIREEINQLKRDYRTDKRSKDKEKEASEAKASKKESRKEVMSEVLRIQEEYSQKTKQLPKKGSSRESFTMQLLEKFKSKLHSVNDREPATVAGADAADEEQDIQGDDWLAHRLEFERKDPILAKDAATKADDWYDVYDPRNPLNKRKRGEAGNGDKKAKK from the exons ATGAGTAACATTTACATCCAAGAACCTCCAACTAATGGAAAG GTTTTGCTGAAAACATCCGTGGGCGACATCGATATCGAGCTGTGGTCGAAGGAGTGTCCACAGGCGTGCCGTAATTTTGTGCAGCTCTGCCTCGAAGGCTACTACGATGGTACCATATTCCACAGAGTGGTCAAGGGATTTATCGTGCAGGGCGGCGATCCGAACGGTGATGGCACGGGCGGTGAGTCAGTGTACGGGCGTCCATTCAAGGATGAGTTCCACTCCCGGTTGCGCTACGTTCGCCGTGGGCTGGTCGGTATGGCCAACTCGACCAAGAACGACAACGGATCGCAGTTCTTCTTCACATTTAGCGCTACGCCGGAGTTGCAGAATCAGAACACGCTGTTCGGTAAAGTTACGGGCGATACGATCTACAATATGCTGAAGCTAGAGGAAGGCGAGGTGTACGAGAACGAAAAACCCCACTTTCCGCACCGTATCATCCGTACCGAGGTACTCAGCAATCCCTTCGATGATATTATTCCTCGCGCAACGGCCAAGGCAGCCGACAAGGCGAAGCAGGAGTCGgacgagcgagcaaaccgGAAGCGCAAGGGTGAAAAAGGTGTAAAAAATTTTGGACTTTTATCGTTCGGTGACGaggcggaagaggaagaacaggAAGCAAACGTGTTCGTGCAAAAAGCGGCCGGTAGTAGCCGCGGGAAGTCTTCCCACGATGTGCTCGATGATCCTAAGCTAAGCAAACAATCGCTAGCTGTTCCGGAAAGCCGCCACAACAAAGCACAAACGCCATCATCCGACGAGGAGCAGGCTACGGTGGAAAACAGAAGAGCAAAATCCCCTGGCGCAACGCAAGAGGACATAAAAAATGTTcgtgaaaaattgaaacgcaaaccggaagaggagaagaaggataaAAAGAAAGGCAAAGAGGAGAGAAAGACACAAGACGCTGCACCGGAGGAATCCGACTCCGATCCGGAAGATTATGGGTTGGACAGTGAACGGAAGCGAACCAAACAGGCCGAGGCCGAGAAAATTCGGGAAGAGATTAACCAGCTCAAACGGGACTATCGAACCGACAAACGTTCGAAGgacaaggaaaaggaagcgagcgaagcgaaagcatcGAAGAAAGAGTCTCGTAAGGAGGTGATGAGCGAGGTGCTGCGGATACAGGAAGAGTACTCGCAAAAGACCAAACAGCTGCCCAAGAAGGGAAGTTCTAGGGAAAGCTTTACCatgcagctgctggagaagtTCAAATCGAAGCTGCACTCGGTAAATGACCGGGAACCGGCAACAGTAGCAGGCGCCGACGCTGCTGATGAGGAGCAGGATATCCAAGGAGACGATTGGCTCGCACACCGTTTGGAATTTGAACGCAAGGATCCCATTTTGGCAAAGGATGCTGCGACGAAAGCGGACGATTGGTATGACGTATACGATCCCCGGAATCCACTAAACAAGCGCAAGCGAGGTGAAGCGGGGAACGGTGACAAGAAGGCGAAAAAGTAA
- the LOC126576855 gene encoding uncharacterized protein LOC126576855, with the protein MLAAAFRRLSGHTLRPAATFVRWQSSETSGTLGGKSAVKDADTIFDKIIQKKIPAEIIYEDEQCLAFNDVSPQGPVHFLVIPKRKIPKLEDSAVSDKEILGHLLHVAGQLGKSKAPQGFRLVINNGDHGCQTVYHIHLHVIGGRQLGWPPGTSTMQKDTQVKIEGLSLERAPESTPPSCSDSTKVGDDGKKPHDLGRNCLKSRRFGQGRSRSTPYVAARHSALLEGRFLEAVTNNNSDVVGEMLRKGMSPNTVESYYRRSALHIACSRGYTDTVRVLLQNGANPNIRDMNNNTPLHLAACTDNIEMVQMLLDYGTDLLLRDSNGLLALDIAIGKLRISERIVSKLQNLSQSDIHRHRDKTVLVCDRMFGCLKQQMIRRNPADWQGWSQEKLLERFNEFSEVLVRIRDRQIAAIVNKIDNMKVKSEIDNDVNSLLSTLQQISI; encoded by the exons ATGTTGGCCGCGGCTTTCCGAAGGCTCTCCGGGCATACGCTCCGTCCGGCCGCAACTTTTGTTCGATGGCAGAGCAGCGAAACCAGTGGCACCTTGGGTGGAAAGAGTGCCGTTAAAGATGCGGACACTATTTTCGACAAAATCATACAGAAAAAGATCCCGGCCGAGATAATCTACGAGGACGAACAGTGCCTAGCATTTAACGATGTCTCCCCTCAAGGACCGGTCCATTTTCTCGTAATTCCGAAGCGTAAAATACCCAAACTCGAGGACAGCGCAGTGAGCGATAAGGAG ATCCTTGGCCATTTGCTGCACGTTGCGGGCCAGTTGGGCAAATCCAAAGCACCCCAAGGATTCCGGCTTGTGATTAACAACGGCGATCACGGGTGCCAGACCGTGTACCACATTCATCTGCATGTAATCGGAGGACGCCAACTCGGGTGGCCACCGGGA ACCAGCACGATGCAGAAAGACACGCAAGTGAAGATAGAGGGGCTGAGTTTAGAAAGGGCACCCGAATCGACACCGCCTTCCTGCAGCGATAGCACCAAAGTAGGCGATGATGGGAAAAAACCTCACGACCTCGGAAGAAACTGCCTAAAATCACGACGCTTTGGCCAAGGCAGAAGTCGTTCCACTCCTTACGTCGCAGCACGGCATTCGGCATTGCTGGAAGGACGATTCCTCGAGGCCGTTACGAATAACAACAGCGACGTGGTCGGTGAGATGCTCCGCAAAGGCATGTCCCCGAATACAGTCGAAAGCTACTACAGAAGATCGGCACTGCACATCGCCTGCAGCCGTGGGTACACCGACACGGTCCGGGTGCTGTTACAAAACGGGGCCAACCCAAACATACGGGACATGAACAACAACACCCCACTGCATCTGGCGGCCTGCACGGATAACATCGAGATGGTACAGATGCTGCTCGATTACGGCacggatctgctgctgcgggattCCAACGGGCTGCTAGCGTTAGATATTGCCATTGGCAAGTTACGCATTTCGGAGCGTATCGTCTCGAAGCTGCAGAACCTGTCCCAAAGCGACATCCATCGGCATCGTGATAAAACGGTGCTCGTCTGTGATCGGATGTTTGGTTGCCTTAAGCAGCAAATGATCAGACGGAATCCGGCGGATTGGCAGGGTTGGAGCCAGGAAAAGCTGCTAGAACGGTTTAACGAGTTCTCCGAAGTGCTGGTCCGCATCCGTGATCGGCAGATAGCGGCTATCGTCAATAAGATCGATAACATGAAGGTAAAGAGTGAGATCGACAACGACGTAAACTCGCTTCTGTCCACTTTGCAGCAAATTTCCATCTAA
- the LOC126577212 gene encoding THUMP domain-containing protein 1 homolog, translating into MSEAKKMRMDSAAGKGNNGPRKGKPGKRNYYNKSTARFMQPGQRGFLVTCNGRLHDCIRDSYRILNEYADLLYGATPDPNEAEPAANEKSGDESEEEDISVTLQKEAAAAGIKKPMRFQNVDSGATNCLFIRTTLKQPTALAHKVLQDLSATRKAKSRFILRMVPIEAVCRANLKDIIDTVGSLSDRHFLKEPKTYAIIYNHRLNNELPRDDVIRELADLISSKNAGNKANLKNPELAVIVEVIKGLCCIGIVPEYYALRKYNLAEIVAQQPAPAAKGDSAADAKPSAEKPKEVSEEPAATVTPETVKE; encoded by the coding sequence atgagcgaagcgaagaaaatgagGATGGATTCTGCGGCGGGTAAAGGAAATAATGGGCCACGGAAAGGTAAACCCGGCAAGCGGAACTACTACAACAAGTCGACGGCGCGATTCATGCAGCCAGGCCAGCGAGGATTCCTCGTAACGTGTAATGGCCGGTTGCACGACTGCATTCGCGATAGCTACCGCATCCTGAACGAGTATGCGGACCTCCTGTACGGTGCCACTCCGGACCCCAACGAAGCTGAACCGGCGGCCAATGAAAAGTCTGGCGACgagagcgaagaagaggaCATCTCGGTGACCCTGCAGAAggaagcggcagcggccggcATTAAGAAGCCGATGCGCTTTCAAAACGTTGATAGCGGGGCCACAAATTGCCTGTTCATCCGGACGACACTGAAGCAACCGACGGCACTGGCACACAAGGTGCTGCAGGATTTGAGCGCAACGAGAAAGGCCAAGTCACGCTTCATCCTGCGTATGGTCCCGATCGAGGCGGTCTGTCGGGCTAACCTGAAGGACATAATTGACACCGTGGGTAGCTTGAGCGATCGGCACTTCCTCAAGGAACCGAAAACGTACGCCATCATTTACAACCATCGGTTAAACAACGAGCTGCCCCGGGATGATGTGATCCGTGAGCTGGCCGATCTCATATCATCCAAAAACGCGGGCAACAAGGCGAATCTGAAAAACCCCGAACTGGCAGTCATCGTCGAGGTGATCAAAGGACTCTGCTGTATCGGCATCGTGCCCGAGTACTACGCGTTGCGAAAGTACAATTTAGCGGAAATTGTTGCTcagcaaccggcaccggccgccaAAGGAGATTCCGCAGCGGACGCTAAGCCCTCAGCAGAGAAACCAAAAGAAGTATCAGAGGAACCAGCGGCAACAGTCACACCGGAGACGGTGAAAGAATAA